One genomic window of Actinoalloteichus hoggarensis includes the following:
- a CDS encoding HAD family hydrolase codes for MPLWRKRENSRQLEERAARAGRASAEAAATSPPPEAGEQYLQRPDLTAAAFFDVDNTMMMGASMFHFARGLAARKFFTTSDLLGFAWQQVKFRVGGRENPGDVQASREQALSFVAGRKVEDILQLSEEIYDELMADRIWTGTRALAQMHLDAGQRVWLVTATPVELAQTIARRLGLTGALGTVAESRDGVYTGRLVGDLLHGRAKAQAVRALAAAQGLHLRRCSAYSDSSNDIPMLTTVGTAVAVNPDQTLREHARRQGWEIRDFRTGRRAARIGVNSVLGASALAGAVAAGLRYRKRPRV; via the coding sequence GTGCCACTGTGGCGGAAGCGCGAGAACAGCCGGCAACTGGAGGAGCGGGCTGCGCGCGCGGGGCGGGCTTCGGCCGAGGCGGCCGCGACATCCCCTCCCCCGGAGGCGGGCGAACAGTATCTCCAGCGCCCCGACCTGACGGCTGCCGCCTTCTTCGACGTGGACAACACGATGATGATGGGCGCGTCGATGTTCCACTTCGCGAGGGGTCTGGCGGCGCGCAAGTTCTTCACCACCTCGGATCTGCTCGGATTCGCGTGGCAGCAGGTCAAGTTCCGGGTGGGCGGCCGGGAGAATCCCGGGGACGTGCAGGCCAGCCGCGAACAGGCTTTGTCGTTCGTCGCTGGTCGCAAGGTCGAGGACATCCTTCAGCTCAGCGAGGAGATCTACGACGAGCTGATGGCCGATCGGATCTGGACGGGCACCCGTGCCCTCGCCCAGATGCACCTGGACGCGGGCCAGCGGGTCTGGCTCGTCACCGCCACCCCGGTCGAGCTGGCTCAGACGATCGCGCGCAGGCTCGGGCTGACCGGCGCGCTGGGCACGGTCGCGGAGAGCCGCGACGGCGTGTACACCGGCAGACTCGTCGGCGATCTCCTGCACGGCAGGGCCAAGGCCCAGGCGGTCCGCGCGCTGGCTGCGGCGCAGGGCCTTCATCTGCGCCGGTGCAGCGCCTATTCGGACTCCTCCAACGACATCCCGATGCTCACCACCGTGGGCACCGCCGTGGCCGTCAACCCCGACCAGACGCTCCGTGAGCACGCGCGGCGGCAGGGCTGGGAGATCAGGGACTTCCGTACCGGCAGGCGGGCCGCGCGCATCGGGGTCAACTCGGTGCTCGGCGCGAGCGCCCTGGCCGGTGCCGTCGCGGCGGGCCTGCGCTACCGCAAGCGTCCCCGTGTCTGA
- the proC gene encoding pyrroline-5-carboxylate reductase encodes MTKIAVLGAGKIGEALLSGLLTAGRRAADLLFTERHPQRAAELTERYGVRSVDVPAAAEEADVLVVAVKPQDIEPLLDELEPRLARRDAAGLPRGLVVSLCAGLPTGLFESRLPEGTSVVRVMPNTPMLVGEAMSVISAGRHATEEQLDLVEELLGSVGKVRRAPEGQQDAVTALSGSGPAYFFYLVEAMIDAGILVGIPRAMAADLIVQSAVGAATMLRGAEGHPVMLREAVTSPAGTTIAAIRELEKHGVRAALLDAIEAARDRSVELGRAHDIGSATDRA; translated from the coding sequence ATGACCAAGATTGCCGTGCTGGGAGCGGGCAAGATCGGCGAGGCGCTGCTGTCCGGACTGCTGACCGCGGGCCGCCGCGCCGCCGATCTGCTGTTCACCGAACGCCATCCGCAGCGCGCCGCCGAGCTGACCGAGCGCTACGGGGTGCGGTCCGTCGACGTGCCCGCCGCGGCCGAGGAGGCGGACGTGCTGGTCGTGGCGGTCAAGCCGCAGGACATCGAGCCGCTGCTGGACGAGCTCGAACCCCGGCTGGCCCGCCGAGACGCCGCCGGGCTGCCGCGCGGCCTGGTCGTGTCCCTGTGCGCGGGCCTGCCGACCGGCCTGTTCGAGTCGAGGCTGCCCGAGGGGACCTCGGTGGTACGGGTCATGCCCAACACGCCGATGCTCGTCGGCGAGGCCATGAGCGTGATCTCGGCCGGGCGGCACGCCACCGAGGAGCAGCTCGACCTCGTGGAGGAGCTGCTCGGCAGCGTCGGCAAGGTCCGCAGGGCTCCGGAGGGACAGCAGGACGCGGTGACCGCGCTGTCCGGCTCCGGGCCGGCCTACTTCTTCTACCTCGTCGAGGCGATGATCGACGCGGGCATCCTGGTGGGCATCCCCCGCGCGATGGCCGCCGACCTGATCGTGCAGTCGGCCGTCGGCGCGGCGACGATGCTCCGCGGCGCCGAGGGCCACCCGGTGATGCTCCGCGAGGCGGTCACCTCCCCGGCGGGCACCACCATCGCCGCGATCCGTGAGCTGGAGAAGCACGGCGTGCGGGCCGCCCTGCTCGATGCCATCGAGGCTGCCAGGGACCGGTCGGTGGAGCTGGGCCGCGCCCACGACATCGGCTCGGCGACCGACCGGGCCTGA
- a CDS encoding helix-turn-helix domain-containing protein — protein sequence MSMQEEHTEGLGQVRFLTVAEVAALMRVSKMTVYRLVHSGELPAVRVGRSFRVQEKAVHSYLDRAYFDAG from the coding sequence ATGTCCATGCAGGAGGAGCACACAGAGGGACTCGGGCAGGTTCGGTTTCTGACGGTCGCGGAGGTGGCGGCGCTCATGCGTGTCTCCAAGATGACCGTCTACCGGCTCGTGCACTCGGGCGAGCTGCCCGCGGTGCGTGTCGGCCGGTCCTTCCGCGTCCAGGAGAAGGCAGTGCACAGCTATCTGGATCGGGCGTATTTCGACGCCGGATGA
- a CDS encoding sigma-70 family RNA polymerase sigma factor: protein MPKPETDAWELVRAAQAGDPQAFDSIYRRYSGLVHRYTLHRLGDPGLAEDLTSETFLRALRRIGTLRYQGRDLGAWLVTIAKNLVFDHLKSSRHRLEVPTEDPNSRLPAHHLALDPEQQVLARLTLVEVTGHLGTLVADQQECLRLRFLYGLSVAETAHLLGRNEAAVRALQQRAVRRLAGLLRTSLR, encoded by the coding sequence ATGCCCAAGCCCGAGACGGATGCATGGGAGCTGGTCAGAGCCGCCCAGGCGGGCGATCCGCAGGCCTTCGACTCGATCTACCGGCGCTACTCGGGACTCGTCCACCGGTACACGCTGCATCGGCTGGGGGACCCCGGACTCGCCGAGGATCTCACCAGCGAGACCTTTCTCCGCGCGCTCCGGCGCATCGGAACGCTGCGCTACCAGGGCCGAGACCTCGGCGCCTGGCTCGTCACCATCGCCAAGAACCTCGTCTTCGACCATCTGAAGTCGAGCAGACACCGACTCGAGGTCCCCACCGAGGACCCGAACTCCCGGCTGCCCGCGCATCATCTGGCGCTCGACCCCGAACAACAGGTGCTCGCGCGGCTGACGCTCGTGGAGGTCACGGGCCACCTCGGCACGCTGGTCGCCGACCAACAGGAATGCCTGCGGCTGCGGTTCCTCTACGGGCTGTCCGTCGCCGAGACCGCCCACCTGCTGGGCCGCAACGAGGCGGCGGTCCGCGCGCTGCAGCAACGCGCGGTACGACGCCTGGCGGGACTTCTCCGGACGAGCCTGCGATGA
- a CDS encoding 30S ribosomal protein bS22 — MGSVIKKRRKRMSKKKHRKLLRKTRVQRRKLGK; from the coding sequence ATGGGCTCGGTTATCAAGAAGCGCCGCAAGCGGATGTCGAAGAAGAAGCACCGCAAGCTGCTTCGCAAGACCCGTGTGCAGCGGCGCAAGTTGGGCAAGTAG
- a CDS encoding sugar phosphate isomerase/epimerase family protein gives MSTTAGDPATGGFRRHRIPVGLSTASVWPQPVEAAFGLAADLGYDGVELMVWADQISQDPAAVRRLARSHGVPVLAVHAPCLLITQRVWSADPEERLRRAVSAAEDLGATTVVVHPPFRWQRRYADGFADLVEELYQSSGIAVAVENMFPLRPPNPRRFGARMQAARLRPMAAPAPLQVSAFRPSPDPTDQGHRHYTLDLSHTAAAHVDAMELAARMGTGLRHVHLADGSGLAKDQHLLPGRGKQPCGLLCEHLAQSDFDGTVVIEVNTRKARTPEDRAAELAEALAFARLHLFRGSLAR, from the coding sequence GTGAGCACGACGGCCGGGGACCCCGCGACGGGCGGATTCCGACGACACCGGATTCCGGTCGGGCTGTCGACCGCGTCGGTGTGGCCGCAGCCGGTGGAAGCCGCGTTCGGCCTCGCCGCGGACCTCGGCTACGACGGCGTCGAGCTGATGGTCTGGGCGGACCAGATCAGTCAGGACCCGGCGGCCGTGCGGCGGCTGGCCCGCAGCCACGGCGTGCCGGTCCTGGCGGTGCACGCGCCCTGCCTGCTGATCACCCAGCGGGTGTGGTCGGCCGACCCGGAGGAGCGGCTCCGTCGGGCCGTGTCGGCGGCTGAGGACCTGGGAGCGACGACCGTGGTGGTGCACCCGCCGTTCCGCTGGCAGCGTCGCTACGCCGACGGCTTCGCCGACCTCGTCGAGGAGCTGTACCAGAGCAGCGGCATCGCCGTCGCCGTGGAGAACATGTTCCCCCTGCGACCGCCCAACCCTCGCCGTTTCGGCGCCCGGATGCAGGCGGCCCGGCTTCGGCCGATGGCCGCGCCCGCACCGTTGCAGGTGTCGGCCTTCCGGCCGTCGCCGGACCCGACCGACCAGGGACACCGGCACTACACACTGGACCTCTCGCACACCGCCGCCGCGCACGTCGACGCCATGGAGCTGGCGGCCAGGATGGGAACGGGGCTCCGGCACGTTCATCTGGCCGACGGCAGCGGACTGGCCAAGGACCAGCACCTGTTGCCGGGGCGGGGCAAGCAGCCCTGCGGTCTGCTCTGCGAGCATCTCGCGCAGAGCGACTTCGACGGCACCGTCGTCATCGAGGTCAACACCAGGAAGGCCAGGACACCCGAGGACCGGGCCGCGGAACTGGCCGAGGCGCTGGCCTTCGCACGGCTGCACCTCTTCCGGGGCTCGCTCGCCCGCTGA
- a CDS encoding acyl-CoA dehydrogenase family protein gives MSAPVVDHRSPDPEAAELIALVREIGRRELEPQVNEAEAEHRFPRETFRNLGRAGLLGLPYSEEHGGGGLRQELYLQVVEELSRYWLAVGLGVSVHTLACHGLATFGTSEQQARWLPEMLGGEQLGAYCLSEPHAGSDAAALRTRAEAQPDGGHRLTGTKAWITHGGVADFYLVLARTGADGPKGISAFLVRSDDEGISAAPPERKMGARSSITAQVSFDGVRLPADRMIGGPGEGFGVAMSALACGRLGIAAGAVGVAQAALDVAVAYARERTAFGRSIADFQGVSFLLADAAAGIEAARQLYLYAARRKDDGLPFATEAAMAKLIATDTCMRVTTDMVQVLGGAGYVEDHPVERYMREAKMLQIVEGTNQIQRLVIGRELIQG, from the coding sequence GTGAGTGCGCCCGTCGTTGATCATCGATCGCCCGATCCCGAGGCAGCCGAGCTGATCGCGTTGGTCCGAGAGATCGGCCGCCGCGAGCTGGAACCCCAGGTGAACGAGGCCGAGGCCGAGCACAGATTCCCCAGGGAGACGTTCCGGAACCTCGGCAGAGCGGGCCTGCTCGGGCTGCCCTACTCGGAGGAGCATGGTGGCGGCGGCCTGCGCCAAGAGCTCTACCTCCAGGTCGTCGAGGAGCTCTCTCGGTACTGGCTGGCCGTCGGCCTCGGGGTGAGCGTGCACACCCTCGCCTGTCACGGACTCGCCACCTTCGGCACGTCGGAACAGCAGGCCCGGTGGCTGCCGGAGATGCTCGGCGGCGAGCAGCTCGGTGCGTACTGCCTGTCCGAGCCGCACGCCGGCTCCGATGCCGCGGCGCTGCGGACCCGCGCGGAGGCCCAGCCCGACGGCGGCCACCGACTCACCGGCACGAAGGCGTGGATCACCCACGGCGGCGTCGCGGACTTCTACCTCGTGTTGGCCAGGACCGGCGCCGACGGGCCGAAGGGGATCAGCGCCTTCCTGGTCCGCTCGGACGACGAGGGGATCTCGGCGGCGCCGCCGGAGCGCAAGATGGGTGCCAGGTCCTCGATCACGGCGCAGGTGTCCTTCGACGGCGTCCGGCTGCCCGCCGACCGGATGATCGGCGGGCCGGGCGAGGGCTTCGGCGTGGCGATGTCCGCGCTGGCCTGCGGCAGACTCGGGATCGCGGCCGGGGCCGTGGGCGTCGCGCAGGCGGCCCTCGACGTCGCCGTGGCCTATGCCAGGGAGCGCACCGCCTTCGGCCGCTCGATCGCCGACTTCCAGGGCGTCTCGTTCCTGCTGGCCGACGCGGCGGCGGGCATCGAGGCGGCCCGGCAGCTCTACCTCTACGCCGCCCGCCGCAAGGACGACGGCCTGCCCTTCGCCACCGAGGCGGCGATGGCCAAGCTCATCGCCACCGACACCTGCATGCGGGTCACCACCGACATGGTCCAGGTGCTCGGCGGCGCCGGCTACGTCGAAGATCATCCGGTCGAGCGCTACATGCGCGAGGCCAAGATGCTTCAGATCGTGGAGGGCACGAATCAGATCCAACGACTGGTGATCGGCCGCGAACTGATACAAGGGTGA
- a CDS encoding proline dehydrogenase family protein: MNPLRSLILAAAGNDALRRLVATTPISRDVVRRFVAGETTADAVAVARDLVASGLTVTLDHLGEDTTDKALAESAVQAYLDVLERLREEGLASRVEVSVKLSALGQVFDERLSLDNAARICAAAEQAGTTVTLDMEDHTTTDSTLRVLAELRRTWPGTGAVLQSYLRRTRRDAQALAGPGSRVRLCKGAYAEPESVAFPTMHEVDRSYVQCANDLLAGEGYPMFATHDPRLIEILTEQARLHERAPGSYEFQMLHGVRTEEQLRLSSAGEAVRVYLPYGQEWYGYLMRRLAERPANTALFLRALTSRR; the protein is encoded by the coding sequence GTGAATCCGCTGCGCAGTCTGATCCTCGCTGCGGCGGGCAACGATGCCCTACGCCGCCTGGTCGCCACCACTCCGATCAGCCGTGACGTCGTACGGCGCTTCGTCGCGGGGGAGACGACCGCCGACGCGGTCGCCGTCGCCCGCGACCTCGTCGCCTCCGGACTGACCGTCACCCTCGACCACCTCGGTGAGGACACCACCGACAAGGCCCTCGCCGAGTCCGCCGTGCAGGCCTACCTCGACGTCCTCGAGCGGCTCCGAGAGGAGGGGCTGGCCTCCCGCGTCGAGGTCAGCGTCAAGCTCTCCGCGCTCGGACAGGTCTTCGACGAGCGGCTGAGCCTGGACAACGCCGCGCGCATCTGCGCCGCCGCCGAGCAGGCCGGGACCACGGTCACCCTGGACATGGAGGATCACACCACCACCGACTCCACGCTCCGAGTGCTCGCCGAGCTGCGCAGGACGTGGCCCGGTACGGGCGCGGTGCTCCAGTCGTACCTGCGTCGGACCAGGCGGGACGCGCAGGCATTGGCCGGTCCGGGATCGCGGGTGCGGCTGTGCAAGGGCGCGTACGCCGAACCGGAGTCGGTCGCCTTCCCGACCATGCACGAGGTCGACCGCTCCTACGTGCAGTGTGCGAACGATCTCCTCGCAGGCGAGGGTTATCCGATGTTCGCCACCCACGATCCTCGGCTGATCGAGATCCTCACCGAGCAGGCGCGGCTCCACGAGCGGGCCCCCGGCAGCTACGAGTTCCAGATGCTGCACGGCGTCCGCACCGAGGAGCAGCTTCGGCTCTCCTCGGCGGGCGAGGCCGTCCGGGTGTACCTGCCCTACGGCCAGGAGTGGTACGGCTACCTGATGCGCCGACTCGCGGAGCGGCCCGCCAACACCGCGCTGTTCCTGCGCGCGTTGACGTCGCGGCGCTGA
- a CDS encoding NAD-dependent epimerase/dehydratase family protein, producing the protein MKPRVVLVTGVAGFLGGRLAARLARDPEIERVLGVDVVPPAPELRRALGRAEFILADIRNPLIAKVVAAARVDTVVHTAVTPSASSRGGRSVMKEMNVLGTMQLLAACQTAPTVDRLVLKSTSAVYGASSRDPAMFTEQMGPKDLPSGGYAKDAAEIEGYLRGFGRRRPDVDITTLRFANVIGPDIDTALTRYFAMPIVPTVLGHDARVQLLHPEDALAVLERASLGRLPGVFNVGADGVIMLSQAVRRAGRVALPVPGTAVRPVGNLLRGTRLLDLSSDQVRFLNFGRVLDTTRLKESFGFTPRWTTRQAFDDFVTSRGLRPIVDHDWLTALERGVRDRAGGAPTDRNG; encoded by the coding sequence ATGAAGCCTCGCGTGGTGCTGGTGACCGGCGTCGCCGGCTTCCTCGGCGGCAGACTGGCGGCGCGACTCGCCCGCGATCCCGAGATCGAACGCGTGCTGGGCGTGGACGTCGTGCCGCCCGCCCCCGAGCTTCGGCGCGCGCTCGGCCGTGCCGAATTCATCCTGGCCGACATCCGTAACCCGCTGATCGCCAAGGTGGTCGCCGCGGCGAGGGTCGACACCGTCGTGCACACCGCCGTCACACCGTCGGCCTCCTCGCGCGGCGGCCGGTCGGTGATGAAGGAGATGAACGTCCTCGGCACGATGCAGCTCCTCGCCGCGTGCCAGACGGCGCCGACCGTCGATCGGCTGGTCCTGAAGTCCACCAGCGCCGTCTACGGCGCCAGCTCCCGCGATCCGGCGATGTTCACCGAGCAGATGGGTCCCAAGGACCTGCCCTCCGGCGGCTACGCCAAGGACGCGGCCGAGATCGAGGGCTACCTGCGCGGATTCGGCAGGCGCAGGCCCGATGTGGACATCACCACGCTGCGGTTCGCCAACGTCATCGGCCCGGACATCGACACGGCCCTCACCAGGTACTTCGCCATGCCGATCGTCCCCACGGTGCTCGGGCACGACGCACGGGTGCAGCTGCTGCATCCCGAGGACGCCCTCGCGGTGCTGGAGCGGGCCAGCCTGGGCAGGCTGCCGGGCGTGTTCAACGTGGGCGCCGACGGCGTCATCATGTTGTCGCAGGCCGTCCGTCGGGCCGGGCGAGTGGCGCTTCCGGTGCCGGGCACCGCCGTACGACCGGTCGGCAACCTGCTGCGGGGCACCAGGCTGCTCGACCTGTCCTCGGACCAGGTGCGGTTCTTGAACTTCGGCCGAGTGCTCGACACCACGCGGCTGAAGGAGAGTTTCGGCTTCACACCGAGGTGGACGACCCGGCAGGCTTTCGACGACTTCGTGACGAGCCGAGGGCTCCGTCCGATCGTCGATCACGACTGGCTCACGGCTCTCGAGCGTGGAGTCCGGGATCGGGCAGGCGGGGCGCCGACCGACCGGAACGGCTGA
- a CDS encoding glutaredoxin family protein, whose protein sequence is MSAHRVTLLVRESCHSCVAAEADVRRVCEELDVPWSAVDVDTDPELRGEYGDRVPVILIDDVEHGYWRVEEARFRAALTR, encoded by the coding sequence ATGTCCGCACATCGGGTGACCCTGTTGGTTCGTGAGTCCTGCCATTCCTGCGTGGCGGCGGAGGCCGACGTCCGGCGCGTCTGCGAGGAGCTCGACGTGCCCTGGTCGGCGGTCGACGTCGACACGGATCCGGAGCTGCGTGGAGAGTACGGCGACCGGGTGCCGGTCATCCTCATCGACGACGTCGAGCACGGGTACTGGCGGGTCGAGGAGGCCCGATTCCGCGCCGCCCTGACCCGCTGA
- a CDS encoding lysophospholipid acyltransferase family protein, whose amino-acid sequence MADARVIPLHAVDRRTTSTGAGSQRRVTAVPDLGTAAEQQPGSASEARRPSARTSGSADGNRVQAGPDGSRRAEDGVAGSTARAGDTGAASTAGAAETDWEARAAEALAFLRRRLTGDYRVDDFGFDPDLTDALFLPPLRPLYEKWFRVETTGLHNIPAEGGALVVANHSGTVPLDALMTTVAIHDHHPGRRHLRMLGADLVFRLPVVGAMARKAGHTLACNPDAERLLRAGEVVGVWPEGFKGIGKPFRDRYKLQRFGRGGFVSAALRTGVPIVPCSIVGAEETYPLLGDLKPLARLLGLPYFPITPLFPWLGPLGAIPLPSKWYIEFGEPIDTTDFGADACEDPMLVFNLTDQVRETIQQTLYRLLARRGGVFAD is encoded by the coding sequence GTGGCCGATGCTCGGGTGATCCCGTTGCACGCCGTCGATCGTCGGACGACGTCGACCGGCGCGGGATCGCAACGACGAGTCACAGCGGTGCCCGACCTCGGGACCGCCGCCGAGCAGCAGCCCGGTTCGGCGTCGGAGGCGCGGCGGCCCTCGGCACGGACGAGCGGCTCCGCCGACGGGAACCGCGTGCAGGCGGGGCCGGACGGCTCCCGACGGGCGGAGGACGGCGTCGCGGGCTCGACGGCCCGCGCGGGGGACACCGGGGCGGCGAGCACGGCGGGGGCCGCGGAAACGGACTGGGAGGCCAGGGCGGCCGAGGCGCTGGCCTTCCTCCGGCGTCGCCTCACCGGTGACTACCGAGTGGACGACTTCGGTTTCGACCCCGACCTGACCGACGCGTTGTTCCTTCCCCCGCTGCGCCCGCTGTACGAGAAGTGGTTCCGCGTCGAGACGACCGGACTGCACAACATCCCGGCTGAAGGCGGGGCGCTCGTGGTGGCCAACCATTCCGGCACCGTGCCGCTGGACGCCCTGATGACCACGGTGGCCATTCACGACCACCATCCGGGACGGCGGCATCTGCGGATGCTCGGCGCGGACCTGGTGTTCCGGCTGCCCGTCGTGGGCGCGATGGCCAGGAAGGCCGGGCATACGCTGGCCTGCAATCCGGACGCGGAGCGACTGCTGCGGGCGGGCGAGGTCGTGGGGGTCTGGCCGGAGGGCTTCAAGGGCATCGGCAAGCCGTTCCGGGATCGGTACAAGCTCCAGCGCTTCGGTCGGGGCGGCTTCGTCTCCGCCGCGCTGCGCACCGGGGTGCCCATCGTGCCCTGCTCGATCGTGGGAGCCGAGGAGACCTATCCGCTGCTCGGCGATCTCAAGCCGCTGGCCAGACTGTTGGGTCTGCCGTACTTCCCGATCACTCCGCTCTTTCCCTGGCTCGGTCCGCTCGGCGCGATTCCGCTGCCGTCGAAGTGGTACATCGAGTTCGGGGAGCCGATCGACACCACCGACTTCGGCGCGGACGCCTGCGAGGATCCGATGCTGGTGTTCAACCTGACCGACCAGGTGCGCGAGACCATCCAGCAGACCCTGTACCGACTGCTGGCCCGGCGGGGCGGGGTCTTCGCCGACTGA